Genomic window (Chryseobacterium bernardetii):
TAGGGAATCGTGTGAGAATCACGAGCTGTCGCGCAACTGTAAGTAACACACCAAAGGCTTCCGTCCTTGTATATCCACTGCCAAAAGCGGGAAGGATGACGGAACTGTTACAAGCCAGGAGACCTGCCTTTACTGAATTGACAATGCTTTCGCGGTCTGAAGCTTTTGAGTCATACAGATGATATAGTACAGTGCATTTCTCTTTGGAGAATTGTACCTATTGCTTATATCATTGATTTCAAAAGAGTTTATTATCCGTACAGGCATTCGAAGCATTTCAAAGAGCATTGAAGATAAAGTGTAATCTAAAATTTGTAAAAATGCAAACTCACATTCTGGGCTATCCGCGTATTGGTAGCAAAAGAGAACTTAAGAAAGCCTGCGAACAGTATTGGTCAGGCAAAATTGTTTTGGAAGAACTTCTTACCGCAGGAAGAACAATCTGCAGCCAAAACTGGAACCTTCAGAAAGAAGCAGGAATTGATCTTATTCCATGCAATGATTTTTCTTACTATGATCAGGTGCTGGATATGAGCCTTGTGGTAGGCGCTATCCCTGCACGTTACCATGAAGTAGCACTTAAAAAGAACAATTCTGAACTGGATCTTTATTTTGCTATGGCAAGAGGCTATCAGAAAGACGGATTGGATATTACAGCCATGGAAATGACCAAGTGGTTTGATACCAATTACCATTATATTGTTCCTGAGTTTTTTAAAAATCAACAATTTAAATTAACTTCAGATAAAATATTCAATGAATTTGCAGGTGCTAAACAGGCAGGAATCAATGCAAAGCCTGTTATCATCGGCTTAGTGTCTTATTTGCTGCTAGGAAAGGAAAAAGAAGAAGGATTTGATAAACTGGATCTCGCTCATAATCTACTTTCTGTTTATATTGAAATAGTATCAAAGCTTCAGCTTCAGGGTGCTGAATGGATTCAGTTTGACGAACCATTCTTAGCATTGGATATCACTGAAAAGGCAAAAGAAACCTACACTTTTGTATATGCTGAACTCAGAAGGCTTTTTCCAAAGCTTAAGTTCATTGTAACTACTTATTTTGAAGGATTAAGGAATAATTTACCTCTTGCCGTTTCGCTTCCGGTGAATGTACTGCATATTGATCTGGTAAGATGCCCGGAACAGCTGGAGGATGTTCTCCACGGTATCCCTGAAAGCCTTAGCTTATCTCTTGGAGTAGTAGACGGAAGAAACATCTGGAAGAATAATTATGAAAAATCTCTTTCACTGATAGCCAAAGCAGCCGGAAAACTGGGACCTGAAAGAGTCTTCATTGCACCATCCTGTTCTCTGCTGCATTCACCATGTGATTTAGACTTTGAAACGGCCCTTGAACCCGAAATAAAGAACTGGCTGGCTTTTGCCAAACAAAAGGTAAAAGAAGTAGCAGTCCTTAAAGAATTGGCTTCCGGAACAACAGACAATAACATTCTGCAGGACTTTGAAGCTAATAAAAAAGCAGTTTCACACAGAAAAACTTCACCACTTATCCATAATAAGGAAGTAAAGCTAAGAGCTGAATCCGTTACAGAAAAGGATTCGCAAAGAAAAAATGCTTTTAACATCCGTAAAGAACAACAGCAAAAAGCGCTACAGCTTCCATTATTTCCTACAACCACTATAGGATCATTTCCACAAACTGCCGAAGTAAGAAGCTGGAGGGCTAAATTTAAAAAAGGTGAATTAACGGCAGAACAGTATGATGCTTTATTAAAAGAGGAAACCAGAAGAACGATCCGCTGGCAGGAAAACATAGGAATTGATGTTCTTGTTCACGGAGAGTATGAGCGTAATGATATGGTGGAGTATTTCGGAGAACAGCTGAAAGGTTTTATTTTCACCAGAAACGGATGGGTACAGAGCTACGGTAGCCGTTGCGTAAAACCTCCCATCATATTTGGAGATGTTTCCCGTCCGGAGCCTATGACGGTTTACTGGTCTCAATATGCTCAATCTCAAACAGACCAATGGGTAAAAGGAATGTTAACAGGACCTGTTACTATTTTACAATGGTCGTTTGTACGTGATGATCAGCCGCGTTCTGAAACCTGTAAACAGATTGCCCTGGCCATTCGTGATGAAGTTCAGGATCTTGAAAAGGCGGGAATCCGAATTATTCAGATTGACGAACCTGCCATCCGTGAAGGGCTTCCATTGAGAAAAACCGACTGGCAGAATTATCTGAAATGGGCTGTAGAAGCTTTTAAAATATCAGCCAGTGGAGTAGAAGACACTACCCAAATCCATACCCATATGTGCTATTCAGAATTTAACGATATCATTAAGAATATTGCTGATATGGATGCTGACGTGATAACGATAGAATGCTCAAGGTCGCAAATGGAACTTTTACAGGCTTTTGCAGACTTCAGATATCCTAATGAAATTGGCCCTGGTGTTTATGATATACATTCACCCAGAGTTCCATCCAAGGAAGAAATGACAGCATTACTGATGAAAGCCCAACAGGTAATTCCTGCCCAGCAGCTTTGGGTTAACCCGGATTGTGGTTTAAAAACCAGACATTGGGAAGAAACCGAAAAAGCTTTAATTGCGATGGTAGCTGCCGCTAAAGAAGTTTCTGTAGAATTTGCATCTTAAATACTTTCAAGTCCATAAAAAATAAAAGCATCCGGCCGGATGCTTTTATTTTTTTTATTTTTGAAGCAGAAATGCTGTAATTTAGAATATACTGCCTTTCACTAAATTCCTCCCATTACAAACATATTTTCCATTGTTGGAACCGGGCTTCCGCCTTCTTTTTCAAGAGTGACCGCAAAGGCCTGCGCTTTAGGTATACTAGCCAAAGCAACCTGGCTGTCTTTATCTTCTGAATACATTCCTGCACTTACAGGTTTTCCATCTTCTATAGCCCAAAGCTGATATTGCATTCCTGCAGGGGCCTTAGGTAAATTTTCTGCATTAAGATAAACGTCTTTTGTCTTTTTGTCCCAGAAAACCATTGCTTTTGCCTCCTTATGATTTTCTACACCTTTTAACATAACCATCTGCATATCAGGATTAGAAAACATCGCAATTTTTTGATTCATTTTTTGAATTCTAAGATCCTGGGATTGTTTCTCAGTCTTCATAACTGCAATTTCTTTTTGCACTTCAGATTGTTTACTGAACCAGAAAAGATTCCCGGCAATACTTGCTAAAAATAAAACAGAAGCAGCAATCCCTAAAGTTTTCCAGGGAGCTGTCTTTTTAATTTCATACACTTCCGGAGAAGAGGCGGTAGAAATTTCCTCAGAAAGAGTTTTTTCTTCTTCTGGATTCTGTTCCTGCTGGATCTTGCTCCAAATTTTAGATTTCAAATCACCTGGAGGTGCTATAGCCTGTGCTGTAGCGAGATTTTCCATGGTTTTTTGAGCCTCTTCAAAAGCGGCCTTTACTTCAGCATTATTCTTTCTCACACATTCCAAAATACCTGCTTCCTCAGGAGAAGCATGACCTAGAATATAAGATTCTATAATTCCGGATGATATGTATTCTTTAGTGTTCAATTTATTGATAATCTTTTAACAAGTCCTTTAATTTCATTAATGCATTCCGCATTTTTGTCTTTACAGTTCCAAGCGGTATCTTCAGTTTTTCAGAAATCTCATGCTGTGTATATCCCTGGTAATAAGAAAGATTGATGAGTTCCTGTTTGTCAACTTCCAGATTTTCAAGAACGTTATTAAATCCAATATAATCAACTGAATTATTGACTGTTGAAAGTTCTGTAGTATTATATACGAAATCGGGAAGGGGTTGGTTTTTTAGCTCATTCTGGAATCCTTTAGATTTCAGATAATCTATAGCAGTATTTCTTGCAATATTAATGATCCAGGTATAAAATCTCCCTTTAGAAGCATCATATTGATGAATAGAATTCCAGATTTTAACAAAAACATCCTGAATAACTTCCTCGGCATATTCTTTAGACTGAACAATACGAAGAACAATACCATACAACGCACCGGAATAGTGATCATACAGATAATGAAATCCATTTTCGTTTTTTTCTTTTAATAAAACGATAAGTTCTTCTTCAGAAAAGGTTGTTTTAATAGTTTTTATTTTTCACCAAATGTAATAAAATAATACATATATCAAACAAAATCCAAATAATCTTTTATTCCTTAAATGATTTAAAGAATATTATTTAACAGGTATTCAATATGAAAATTTAAAGTTGTTGGGCAATTTGAGAGCAATAACCGTTGCTAATACAAGATATAAACAGTCTTTTAAATCGGAACCTTACAACTCATCATATACAGCAGATAATTTTCTAAACACGGGCAAGTTAAAAAATAAACACCTGATTACCTGTTACTTAATAAATATTTTACTTTTTTTCAATCTAAAATAAATCCAAACTCGTAAATGACATTAAGAACACAAATTAATAATAATTCATTAAAAAAATCATTACAATGAAAACACAGTCAAAAATCACAGTTTTAGCAATGGTAGCTTTATCATTCGTCTTGAGTGGGAAGGTAACTGCACAGATGATGAAAGAAAAAACAGTAATGGTAGGAGGTGCTCCTATGTATCCTTCTAAAAATATTATTGAGAATGCCGTCAATTCTAAAGATCATAAGACTTTAGTAGCCGCAGTAAAAGCTGCTGGGCTGGTAGAAACACTAGAAGGAAAAGGACCTTTCACAGTGCTGGCTCCTACAGATGCAGCGTTCTCAAAGCTGCCAAAAGGAACGGTAGAAAACCTGGTGAAACCTGAAAACAAAGCGACGCTTACAGGCATATTAACTTACCATGTTCTGCCAGGAAGATACAGTGCCAAAGAAATCTGGGCTGCAGTGAAATCTGGGAACGGAAAAAGCATGATGAAAACAGTACAGGGTGAGGAACTTACCTTCTGGACAAAAGGAAAAGACCTTTACATCAAAGATGCGAAAGGAAACAGCGCTAAAGTGACGATTGCAGATGTGAATCAGTCTAACGGGGTTATTCATGTAATAGATACGGTTCTTATGCCGTAGTGAAGCAAAATATAAACAGCATATTTGAAGTGTGCTGTTTTTTTCTTCCGATCATTTATCAAACACTTTAAAAATTAATATTATGAAAAAAATGATTCATGTTTCTAATCAGGGGGCCACTCTTGATACAAGCAGAAGAAACTTTTTAAAATTGAGTGGAGTAGGATTGGCAATTGCAGGACTCACAATGATAGGTTGTAATGATGATGATGACTTTCAGATGATGGATAACAGCAGGATCTTTGATTTAGGAGCCGGAGATGTAGGCGTTTTAAATTATGCGTACGCCCTTGAGCAGCTGGAGGCTGATTTTTACACCAAAGTAGTGAATAATTTTTATACCGGAATTTCCAGTATTGAAAAAGAGATTTTTACTGATCTCTACCATCATGAAGTAATCCACAGAGACTTTTTTAAAGCAGCAATAAGCGGTGCTACCCAAAATGTGCTTCCAAAACTTGACTTTCAATACCCTAATGTAAATTTTAATGACAGAAATTCTGTACTCGCTACTGCCAAAGCACTGGAAGACACAGGGGTTGCTGCTTATAACGGTGCCGGAAAGTATATTTCAAATGCGGATTATCTTGTTATTGCAGGAAAAATAGTTTCTGTAGAAGCAAGACATGCTTCTGCTATCAGGAATCTCATCAATCCCGGATCTGCTGATTTTTCCGGTGATGATGTGATAGACGCCAATGGTCTTGATCTTGCTAAAGAGCCAAAAGACATTGTGATGGCTGCAGGAGGGTTTATAAAAACCCGCTTTACATGGAAAGAAAGAGGTATTAACTAATTATTCATCTTCAAAAACTTGTATTATGAACATTCTTAAATTATTAGATAAGCTTTCTCATGATAAATTTTTCACAACGGAAGCATCCCGATTAGAAGCTATTACCCAAGCATCCGTATTGGGAAAAAAGACAGCTGTTGCCGCTGTTCCTCTGGGATTAGGCACTTTAATGACTACGTCAGCAAAAGCGGAAACGGTAAACACAAAGATTACCGGAGCAGCTCTTAAAAGTACTTTAACAGATGCTTTACAACTCGCTTTGGTCCTTGAATATCTTGAAAACGAATACTATGCTATGGGATTATCCGCAGCAGGATTAATTCCCAATGCAGACAGAACTGTTTTTATGCAGATTTCCAAACATGAATCTGCCCATGTTAGCTTTCTGAAAAGTACCCTTACTTCTTTGGGAGTGACACCCGGAAACAAGCCAACTTTTGATTTTACGGCAAACGGTAATTTTTCTCCATTTACGGATTACAACCAATTTCTCATTCTGGCGCAGGCTTTTGAAGATACGGGAGTAAGAGCTTATAAAGGGCAGGCTGGAAATGTTATGTCCAATAAAGTTGTTCTTCAGGCGGCATTACAAATTCACTCTGTAGAAGCAAGGCATGCTTCACAGGTTAGAAGAATGAGAGCTAATAAAGGTTGGATTGAGCTTGCCAACGGAGGCAATATGCCATCAGCAACTGATCCTGTCTACAAAGGGGAAGATAATGTTAACCAGGCCGGCTATAACACCGGAACAGCATTCGGAGCAGCTGCCGGCTCTGCAGCATACGATGAATTCCTGAGTGGGAGTGATGCACAGGCTATAGCCTCACTATTTATTGTATAGTAAGAAATCAATATTATAAAATTCAAAAGCATCCCCTGGGATGCTTTTGAATTTATAAATTATTTCAATTATAACTCTAAACCCATATGTAAAATTGGATATTCTTTCCCTTGTCCGTCTGATTCTGACCTGCCCAGAACATGAAAACCGATATGCTTATAAAACCCGACAGCCTGTATATTTTGCTCGTTTACATCTACTTTGGTTATTTCTAAACGGTCCGTCCCATAACGGATCAGTTTTTTGCCAATTCCTTTCCCGCGATAATCATTATGGATAAACAGCATTTCAAGATTTCCTTCTGCAACGCCCATAAATCCGGCTAAAACATTGGCTTCTTCGAATCCAACTAAAGTAACATGCTCAAAATATCCGGAAATTTGTTCTTTATAATAATTAAAATCTTCTTTTTTTAGAAAATCGTGAGTATTCAGGACGGCACTTTCCCAGATACTCATCAAT
Coding sequences:
- the metE gene encoding 5-methyltetrahydropteroyltriglutamate--homocysteine S-methyltransferase, with amino-acid sequence MQTHILGYPRIGSKRELKKACEQYWSGKIVLEELLTAGRTICSQNWNLQKEAGIDLIPCNDFSYYDQVLDMSLVVGAIPARYHEVALKKNNSELDLYFAMARGYQKDGLDITAMEMTKWFDTNYHYIVPEFFKNQQFKLTSDKIFNEFAGAKQAGINAKPVIIGLVSYLLLGKEKEEGFDKLDLAHNLLSVYIEIVSKLQLQGAEWIQFDEPFLALDITEKAKETYTFVYAELRRLFPKLKFIVTTYFEGLRNNLPLAVSLPVNVLHIDLVRCPEQLEDVLHGIPESLSLSLGVVDGRNIWKNNYEKSLSLIAKAAGKLGPERVFIAPSCSLLHSPCDLDFETALEPEIKNWLAFAKQKVKEVAVLKELASGTTDNNILQDFEANKKAVSHRKTSPLIHNKEVKLRAESVTEKDSQRKNAFNIRKEQQQKALQLPLFPTTTIGSFPQTAEVRSWRAKFKKGELTAEQYDALLKEETRRTIRWQENIGIDVLVHGEYERNDMVEYFGEQLKGFIFTRNGWVQSYGSRCVKPPIIFGDVSRPEPMTVYWSQYAQSQTDQWVKGMLTGPVTILQWSFVRDDQPRSETCKQIALAIRDEVQDLEKAGIRIIQIDEPAIREGLPLRKTDWQNYLKWAVEAFKISASGVEDTTQIHTHMCYSEFNDIIKNIADMDADVITIECSRSQMELLQAFADFRYPNEIGPGVYDIHSPRVPSKEEMTALLMKAQQVIPAQQLWVNPDCGLKTRHWEETEKALIAMVAAAKEVSVEFAS
- a CDS encoding anti-sigma factor, with translation MNTKEYISSGIIESYILGHASPEEAGILECVRKNNAEVKAAFEEAQKTMENLATAQAIAPPGDLKSKIWSKIQQEQNPEEEKTLSEEISTASSPEVYEIKKTAPWKTLGIAASVLFLASIAGNLFWFSKQSEVQKEIAVMKTEKQSQDLRIQKMNQKIAMFSNPDMQMVMLKGVENHKEAKAMVFWDKKTKDVYLNAENLPKAPAGMQYQLWAIEDGKPVSAGMYSEDKDSQVALASIPKAQAFAVTLEKEGGSPVPTMENMFVMGGI
- a CDS encoding ferritin-like domain-containing protein, which translates into the protein MKKMIHVSNQGATLDTSRRNFLKLSGVGLAIAGLTMIGCNDDDDFQMMDNSRIFDLGAGDVGVLNYAYALEQLEADFYTKVVNNFYTGISSIEKEIFTDLYHHEVIHRDFFKAAISGATQNVLPKLDFQYPNVNFNDRNSVLATAKALEDTGVAAYNGAGKYISNADYLVIAGKIVSVEARHASAIRNLINPGSADFSGDDVIDANGLDLAKEPKDIVMAAGGFIKTRFTWKERGIN
- a CDS encoding GNAT family N-acetyltransferase; translated protein: MIREITEKDYPQLMSIWESAVLNTHDFLKKEDFNYYKEQISGYFEHVTLVGFEEANVLAGFMGVAEGNLEMLFIHNDYRGKGIGKKLIRYGTDRLEITKVDVNEQNIQAVGFYKHIGFHVLGRSESDGQGKEYPILHMGLEL
- a CDS encoding ferritin-like domain-containing protein, with translation MNILKLLDKLSHDKFFTTEASRLEAITQASVLGKKTAVAAVPLGLGTLMTTSAKAETVNTKITGAALKSTLTDALQLALVLEYLENEYYAMGLSAAGLIPNADRTVFMQISKHESAHVSFLKSTLTSLGVTPGNKPTFDFTANGNFSPFTDYNQFLILAQAFEDTGVRAYKGQAGNVMSNKVVLQAALQIHSVEARHASQVRRMRANKGWIELANGGNMPSATDPVYKGEDNVNQAGYNTGTAFGAAAGSAAYDEFLSGSDAQAIASLFIV
- a CDS encoding RNA polymerase sigma factor encodes the protein MYGIVLRIVQSKEYAEEVIQDVFVKIWNSIHQYDASKGRFYTWIINIARNTAIDYLKSKGFQNELKNQPLPDFVYNTTELSTVNNSVDYIGFNNVLENLEVDKQELINLSYYQGYTQHEISEKLKIPLGTVKTKMRNALMKLKDLLKDYQ
- a CDS encoding fasciclin domain-containing protein translates to MKTQSKITVLAMVALSFVLSGKVTAQMMKEKTVMVGGAPMYPSKNIIENAVNSKDHKTLVAAVKAAGLVETLEGKGPFTVLAPTDAAFSKLPKGTVENLVKPENKATLTGILTYHVLPGRYSAKEIWAAVKSGNGKSMMKTVQGEELTFWTKGKDLYIKDAKGNSAKVTIADVNQSNGVIHVIDTVLMP